One genomic window of Wenzhouxiangella sp. XN201 includes the following:
- a CDS encoding response regulator produces MPSQSSRYSLDSLRVLVVDDHRINREFLSTGLGRIVAQVTLAEDGHQAIERCRNEDFDVILMDLHMPRLDGLATANRIRELDNHSAHAQMVALTADARPEERLRLLDAGFDDYLNKPITIPDLVEAIEDLFNPHGRKDPRERQPAAPTQLFDRARAMAAANDDADLAARLQDMLSRELDEKLPLLDRLIGNGEYEQAAELLHQWAGAGGYAGAMRMTQACQMLRQRLLSELDSSPGTTYLNFLRIAHATRQTLRHL; encoded by the coding sequence ATGCCGTCTCAGTCATCGCGTTATTCGCTCGATTCCCTGCGGGTTCTGGTGGTCGACGACCACCGCATCAACCGGGAATTTCTCAGTACCGGCCTGGGCCGTATCGTCGCCCAGGTCACCCTGGCCGAGGACGGCCACCAGGCAATCGAACGCTGCCGCAACGAGGACTTCGATGTCATTCTCATGGACCTGCACATGCCGCGATTGGACGGACTGGCCACCGCCAACAGGATACGCGAACTCGACAATCATTCTGCCCACGCTCAGATGGTGGCCCTGACCGCCGACGCCCGGCCGGAAGAAAGGCTGCGTCTGCTCGATGCCGGCTTCGACGATTATCTCAACAAGCCGATCACCATTCCCGACCTGGTCGAAGCCATCGAGGACCTGTTCAACCCGCACGGCAGGAAGGATCCGAGAGAACGACAGCCGGCAGCGCCGACGCAACTCTTCGACCGCGCACGGGCCATGGCGGCCGCCAACGACGATGCCGACCTCGCCGCCCGTCTGCAGGACATGCTCTCGCGCGAGCTCGATGAAAAACTGCCGTTGCTCGATCGGCTGATCGGCAACGGCGAGTATGAACAGGCAGCCGAACTGCTGCATCAGTGGGCCGGTGCCGGCGGATACGCGGGTGCCATGCGCATGACCCAGGCCTGCCAGATGCTGCGTCAGCGCCTGCTTTCAGAACTGGACAGCTCGCCGGGCACGACTTACCTCAACTTCCTGCGCATCGCACACGCCACGCGCCAGACCCTGCGCCACCTTTAA
- the pdxJ gene encoding pyridoxine 5'-phosphate synthase produces MSAALLGVNIDHVATLRQARRGHEPSVVHAALLAEQAGADSITIHLREDRRHIQDADVRLLSETIGTRMNLESAVTDEMLAIAIDVGPADVCLVPERREELTTEGGLDVVAGGERISDACRALAEAGIRASLFIDPDPAQIERAVEVGAPVIELHTGAYAEARGGRAAEELSRLRQAVALGRKLGLVVNAGHGLNYHNIRAVAAIEGIAEFNIGHAIVSRAVFSGLGPAVAEMRRLIASA; encoded by the coding sequence ATGAGTGCAGCCTTGCTGGGCGTCAATATCGATCATGTCGCCACATTGCGCCAGGCGCGCCGGGGGCACGAACCCTCGGTGGTTCACGCAGCCCTGTTGGCCGAGCAGGCTGGCGCCGATTCCATAACCATCCACCTGCGTGAGGACCGACGTCATATCCAGGATGCCGATGTGCGCCTGCTGTCCGAAACCATCGGCACCCGCATGAATCTCGAGTCGGCCGTAACCGACGAGATGCTTGCAATTGCGATCGATGTCGGGCCCGCGGACGTCTGTCTGGTTCCCGAGCGGCGTGAAGAGCTGACCACCGAAGGCGGCCTGGATGTCGTCGCCGGGGGTGAGCGCATCAGTGATGCCTGCCGCGCGCTGGCGGAGGCCGGCATCCGCGCCAGCTTGTTCATCGACCCGGACCCGGCACAGATCGAACGGGCCGTGGAAGTCGGAGCGCCGGTGATCGAATTGCATACCGGCGCCTATGCCGAAGCGCGCGGAGGCCGGGCCGCCGAGGAACTGTCCAGGTTGCGCCAGGCGGTGGCCCTCGGGCGCAAGCTGGGCCTCGTCGTCAACGCCGGTCATGGGCTGAATTACCACAATATCCGGGCTGTGGCGGCGATCGAGGGTATTGCTGAGTTCAATATCGGTCACGCCATCGTGTCGCGGGCCGTGTTCAGCGGTCTGGGTCCGGCCGTCGCCGAAATGCGGCGTTTGATTGCCAGCGCCTGA
- the recO gene encoding DNA repair protein RecO has translation MSRIEPQAGWIVHRRPWRESSLLIEFFAREYGRVGLVARAARSARSGWRGLAEPFIPLQAGWSRRGEMGTLTALEPAGARHALSGRALYCGLYANELLLRLLGRDDPHPEVFDAYSVLLAGLNEQLMAQSMLLRRFELALLTGMGVAPDLDADALSGEPIDSGGRYHLESEVGFVAADPPGSGGWHGASIRALACGFTENRDEAREMREIMRTLIDQQLGGRELASRRLLAGTRAHIKAGSNS, from the coding sequence GTGTCGCGAATCGAGCCGCAAGCGGGCTGGATCGTGCATCGTCGTCCCTGGCGCGAGTCCAGCCTCCTGATCGAGTTTTTCGCCCGCGAGTACGGGCGTGTGGGGCTGGTGGCGCGTGCCGCGCGATCGGCCCGTTCGGGCTGGCGCGGCCTGGCCGAGCCCTTCATTCCCCTGCAGGCCGGCTGGTCGCGGCGCGGCGAGATGGGTACCCTGACCGCGCTGGAGCCGGCCGGTGCACGCCATGCGCTGAGCGGACGGGCGCTGTATTGCGGTCTGTATGCCAATGAACTTCTGCTACGTCTGCTGGGCCGGGACGACCCCCATCCGGAAGTGTTCGACGCCTACAGCGTGCTTCTGGCGGGTCTGAACGAGCAGTTAATGGCGCAGTCCATGCTCCTGCGCCGCTTTGAACTGGCCCTGCTGACCGGCATGGGCGTGGCGCCCGATCTGGACGCCGATGCGCTCAGTGGTGAACCCATCGATTCCGGCGGCAGGTATCATCTCGAGTCGGAAGTCGGTTTCGTGGCCGCGGATCCGCCCGGTTCGGGCGGCTGGCACGGTGCGTCAATCCGCGCCCTGGCGTGCGGCTTTACGGAGAACCGCGATGAAGCGCGTGAAATGCGCGAGATCATGCGTACGCTGATCGATCAGCAGCTTGGTGGTCGCGAGCTGGCATCGCGGCGCTTGCTGGCCGGTACCCGAGCGCACATCAAAGCAGGAAGCAATTCATGA
- the era gene encoding GTPase Era, with amino-acid sequence MTAHHSGYVALLGRPNAGKSTLLNALVGEHLAIVTHKPQTTRHRITGIVTRPEGQAVFVDTPGIHRRRNHALNRRLNRIAADTRHGVDVAVMLIDARRITDEDRLVLDLMGQLDVPRILAFNKIDLLSDRAELLARTAELTAEVDFDATVYLSATKGDGLDDLLEEVFRHLPEREPLFEAELFTDRSERFLAAELVREQLMLQLHQEIPYGVTVVIERFERTARRLEIDALILVASDRHKGMVIGRQGQVLKRVGSRARHQMAELFGERVHLELHVTTRADWMDDEGALDELGYSRDL; translated from the coding sequence ATGACGGCACATCACAGCGGATACGTGGCGCTGCTGGGGCGGCCCAACGCCGGCAAGTCGACTCTGCTCAATGCCCTGGTCGGCGAACACCTGGCAATCGTGACCCACAAACCCCAGACCACCCGCCACCGCATTACCGGTATCGTCACCCGCCCGGAAGGCCAAGCGGTGTTCGTCGATACGCCGGGTATCCATCGTCGCCGTAACCATGCACTCAATCGCCGGCTCAACCGGATTGCCGCCGACACCCGCCACGGCGTGGATGTGGCGGTGATGTTGATTGACGCCCGCCGCATCACCGACGAGGATCGCCTGGTGCTCGACCTGATGGGGCAGCTCGACGTGCCGCGAATCCTTGCTTTCAACAAGATCGATCTGTTATCGGATCGGGCCGAACTGCTGGCGCGAACCGCCGAACTGACGGCCGAGGTCGATTTCGACGCGACGGTTTACCTGTCAGCGACCAAGGGGGACGGGCTCGACGACCTGCTCGAGGAAGTCTTCCGGCATCTGCCCGAACGTGAACCGCTATTCGAGGCCGAGCTGTTCACCGATCGTTCCGAGCGCTTTCTCGCTGCCGAACTGGTTCGCGAACAGCTCATGCTGCAACTCCACCAGGAAATTCCATACGGTGTGACGGTCGTCATCGAGCGCTTCGAGCGAACCGCCAGGCGACTGGAGATCGACGCCCTGATCCTGGTTGCCAGTGATCGCCACAAGGGCATGGTCATCGGCCGCCAGGGACAGGTGCTCAAGCGTGTGGGCAGCCGTGCCCGGCACCAGATGGCTGAACTGTTCGGCGAGCGTGTGCATCTCGAACTGCATGTCACGACCCGCGCGGACTGGATGGATGACGAGGGCGCTCTCGACGAGCTTGGCTACAGCCGGGATCTTTGA
- the rnc gene encoding ribonuclease III → MSSSSGTEGGQLPGIDYRFSDVGLLERALTHRSHGPGHYERLEFLGDSLLSMVISERLFHEWPHAPEGDLSRLRSRLVRDVTLAQIARELDLGSHLRLGAGELKSGGFLRGSILADAVEALIGAIYLDGGLEATRRVIHQLFDKRLRELPDADSLKDPKTRLQELLQGRGHELPEYEVIAESGADHAKQFEVECRAGDLVEPVRAEAASRRKAEQAAARLMHEQLQQVFATRTVSAASGQQD, encoded by the coding sequence GTGTCGAGCAGCTCCGGAACTGAAGGCGGACAGCTTCCCGGTATCGATTACCGGTTCAGTGATGTCGGGCTGCTCGAGCGCGCGCTGACGCATCGCAGCCATGGCCCCGGGCACTACGAGCGACTCGAATTTCTCGGCGACAGCCTGCTCAGCATGGTGATTTCCGAACGACTGTTTCACGAGTGGCCGCATGCTCCCGAAGGCGATCTCAGCCGGCTCCGCTCGCGCCTGGTGCGGGACGTGACGCTCGCCCAGATCGCGCGCGAACTCGATCTCGGCAGTCACCTGCGCCTCGGTGCCGGCGAACTCAAGAGCGGCGGTTTTCTGCGCGGGTCCATTCTGGCTGACGCGGTCGAAGCCTTGATTGGTGCGATTTATCTTGACGGAGGCCTGGAAGCGACCCGGCGGGTTATACACCAGCTATTCGACAAGCGCTTGCGCGAGCTGCCGGATGCCGACAGCCTCAAGGATCCCAAGACGCGCCTGCAGGAGTTACTGCAGGGGCGCGGCCACGAACTGCCTGAGTACGAGGTGATTGCCGAGTCCGGTGCCGACCATGCCAAGCAATTCGAGGTCGAGTGCCGGGCAGGAGACCTGGTCGAACCGGTCCGGGCCGAGGCGGCCAGCCGGCGCAAGGCCGAGCAGGCCGCCGCGCGCCTGATGCACGAGCAACTGCAGCAGGTATTCGCTACGCGGACCGTTTCGGCCGCATCCGGACAGCAGGACTGA
- a CDS encoding DUF4845 domain-containing protein gives MTHQRGLSLLGFIFILILVLFFTFIGIKLVPIYLNHMSVVSEVKAIASEPGAAEKPPNTIRRDLLRRLDVSYVDHVQPEHVRVVQGDGVSLVVEYQVERHLMANIDVIVRFNRVEQLRN, from the coding sequence ATGACTCACCAGCGCGGATTAAGCCTGCTTGGCTTCATCTTCATTCTCATTCTCGTTCTGTTCTTTACGTTCATCGGTATCAAGCTGGTGCCGATCTACCTCAATCACATGTCGGTAGTCAGCGAGGTCAAGGCCATTGCGTCCGAGCCCGGCGCAGCCGAAAAGCCGCCCAATACCATCCGCCGCGACCTGCTACGGCGACTGGATGTGTCCTACGTCGATCACGTTCAGCCGGAGCACGTCCGTGTGGTCCAGGGCGACGGCGTCAGCCTGGTGGTCGAGTACCAGGTCGAACGGCATCTGATGGCCAACATCGACGTGATCGTCCGGTTCAATCGTGTCGAGCAGCTCCGGAACTGA
- the lepB gene encoding signal peptidase I has protein sequence MHMDFALILTLLTLVTFVFWLIERLVFRKRGPEQGGGVRKTTETLGSLFPVLLLVLVFRSFLFEPFKIPSGSMIPTLWIGDFIVVNKYAYGLRLPVLNSKVIPIDDPERGDIIVFRFPEDERVNYIKRVVGLPGDTISYRDKQLFVNGEKVEQEVVGSWVGKGLNRNVPGRNPVELLEYFDDESHRIVVYPERPNGRVESVTVPEGQYFVMGDNRDQSLDSRAWGFVPEENLVGKAVRIWMHWDCSRGCVDFSRIGDKIQ, from the coding sequence ATGCATATGGATTTTGCCCTGATCCTGACCTTACTGACGCTAGTCACTTTCGTGTTCTGGCTGATCGAGCGACTGGTTTTTCGCAAGCGCGGTCCGGAGCAGGGAGGCGGCGTTCGCAAGACCACGGAGACGCTTGGATCGCTGTTTCCGGTCCTGTTGCTGGTGCTGGTCTTCCGATCCTTCCTGTTCGAGCCCTTCAAGATTCCTTCGGGCTCGATGATTCCGACGCTGTGGATCGGGGATTTCATCGTCGTCAACAAGTACGCCTACGGACTGCGCCTTCCGGTCCTCAATTCGAAGGTGATCCCGATCGACGATCCGGAACGTGGCGATATCATCGTGTTCCGCTTTCCGGAGGACGAACGGGTCAATTACATCAAGCGCGTTGTCGGTCTGCCCGGCGACACGATCAGCTACCGCGACAAGCAGCTTTTCGTCAACGGCGAGAAAGTCGAACAGGAAGTGGTCGGTTCGTGGGTCGGCAAGGGACTGAACCGCAACGTACCCGGCCGCAATCCGGTTGAGCTGCTGGAATACTTTGACGATGAGTCGCACCGCATTGTCGTCTATCCCGAGCGACCGAATGGACGCGTGGAATCGGTGACCGTGCCCGAAGGCCAGTATTTCGTCATGGGTGACAACCGCGATCAGTCGCTCGATAGTCGCGCCTGGGGCTTTGTGCCGGAAGAAAACCTGGTCGGCAAGGCGGTGCGCATCTGGATGCACTGGGATTGTTCCCGCGGCTGTGTCGATTTCTCCAGAATCGGTGATAAAATCCAATGA
- the lepA gene encoding translation elongation factor 4: MTDTRRIRNFSIIAHVDHGKSTLADRFIQACEGLTEREMAEQVLDSMDLERERGITIKAQSVTLDYRADDGQTYQLNFIDTPGHVDFSYEVSRSLAACEGALLVVDAAQGVEAQSVANCYTAVEQGLEVIPVINKIDLPAADPERVRHQIEDIIGIDASDALLVSAKSGEGVHEVLEALIARIPPPEDHSDAPLKALIIDSWFDNYLGVNSLVRIKEGRLKKGEKIRVMSLGEEHQADQIGFFAPKRTPRDTLGCGQVGFVSAGIKEVHGAPVGDTITSAKTPADKPLPGFKPLKPRVFAGIFPIDASDYTDLREALDKLQLNDSALQFEPETSMALGFGFRCGFLGMLHMEIVQERLEREYDLDLITTAPTVIYELAMTDGEIISLDNPSGLPPANKIAEVREPVILANILVPQDYVGGVIGLCEEKRGVQRDMRFIGGQVRLTYALPMSEVVMDFFDRLKSVSRGYASFEYDFLKFEAGPFVRLDLLINGERVDALSTIVHRDYSERRGRELAERMRELIPRQMFDVAIQAAIGSHIIARSTVKAYRKNVTAKCYGGDVSRKRKLLEKQKAGKRRMKQVGKIEIPQEAFLAVLRNDQEK, translated from the coding sequence ATGACCGATACCCGCCGCATCCGCAATTTCTCGATCATCGCCCACGTGGACCACGGCAAGTCGACCCTGGCCGATCGCTTTATCCAGGCCTGTGAGGGCCTGACCGAGCGCGAGATGGCCGAACAGGTGCTCGATTCCATGGACCTCGAGCGCGAGCGCGGTATCACCATCAAGGCCCAGAGTGTGACGCTTGATTACCGTGCCGACGACGGCCAGACCTACCAGCTCAATTTCATTGACACGCCCGGCCATGTCGATTTCTCCTACGAGGTGTCACGCTCGCTGGCTGCCTGCGAGGGCGCACTACTGGTTGTCGATGCCGCCCAGGGCGTGGAAGCGCAGAGTGTGGCCAACTGCTACACCGCCGTAGAGCAGGGCCTCGAGGTCATCCCGGTGATCAACAAGATCGACCTGCCGGCGGCCGACCCGGAGCGAGTCAGGCATCAGATCGAGGACATCATCGGAATCGACGCCAGTGATGCCCTGCTGGTCAGTGCCAAGTCGGGTGAAGGCGTGCACGAGGTGCTCGAAGCCCTGATTGCCCGCATCCCGCCTCCGGAAGATCATTCGGATGCGCCTCTGAAGGCATTGATCATCGACTCCTGGTTCGATAACTACCTGGGCGTCAATTCCCTGGTCCGAATCAAGGAAGGCCGGCTGAAGAAGGGCGAGAAGATCCGCGTGATGTCCCTGGGCGAGGAACACCAGGCCGACCAGATCGGGTTTTTCGCGCCCAAGCGCACGCCGCGCGATACCCTCGGCTGCGGCCAGGTCGGTTTTGTCTCGGCGGGCATCAAGGAAGTTCACGGCGCGCCGGTGGGCGACACCATTACCAGTGCGAAGACGCCGGCCGACAAACCGCTTCCGGGCTTCAAGCCGCTCAAGCCGCGCGTGTTCGCCGGCATCTTCCCGATCGATGCCAGCGACTACACCGACCTGCGCGAGGCTCTCGACAAGCTGCAGCTCAATGACTCGGCGCTGCAGTTCGAACCCGAGACCTCGATGGCCCTGGGTTTCGGCTTCCGCTGCGGTTTCCTGGGCATGCTGCACATGGAGATCGTGCAGGAACGGCTCGAGCGCGAATACGATCTCGACCTGATCACCACTGCACCCACGGTCATCTACGAGCTGGCCATGACCGACGGCGAGATCATCTCGCTCGACAACCCGTCCGGCCTGCCGCCGGCCAACAAGATTGCCGAGGTGCGCGAGCCGGTCATTCTGGCCAACATTCTCGTGCCGCAGGATTATGTTGGCGGCGTGATCGGCCTGTGCGAGGAGAAGCGTGGGGTCCAGCGGGACATGCGCTTTATCGGCGGGCAGGTCCGGCTGACCTACGCCCTTCCGATGTCCGAAGTGGTGATGGATTTTTTCGACCGGCTCAAATCGGTCAGCCGCGGCTATGCCTCGTTCGAGTATGATTTCCTCAAGTTCGAGGCGGGTCCTTTCGTGCGCCTTGATCTATTGATCAACGGCGAGCGTGTCGATGCCCTGTCGACGATCGTGCATCGCGACTATTCCGAACGGCGCGGTCGCGAACTGGCCGAACGCATGCGCGAGCTGATTCCGCGCCAGATGTTCGACGTTGCCATTCAGGCCGCCATTGGTTCGCATATCATTGCCCGGTCAACCGTCAAGGCTTATCGCAAGAATGTAACGGCCAAGTGCTACGGTGGCGACGTGAGCCGCAAGCGCAAGCTGCTGGAAAAGCAGAAGGCCGGCAAGCGGCGCATGAAGCAGGTCGGTAAGATCGAGATTCCGCAGGAAGCCTTTCTGGCCGTTCTGCGCAACGACCAGGAGAAATAG
- a CDS encoding Do family serine endopeptidase has translation MFKTLKVSAIAIMLLAVTPVVAAPDFTDLVEASVPAVVNIETTRFGTRPDETSDSRRQEMPEDMPEFFRRFFEEPFGGGPRGRPDRQGGGSGFIIDAEGLVITNHHVIDGADEIIVRLADRREFEAELVGSDAETDIAVLRIPADDLPTLEFGGTESLKPGEWVIAIGSPFQFEQSVTAGIVSAKGRSQGSQQQYVPFIQTDVAINRGNSGGPLINTDGKVVGINSWILSSHGGNIGLSFSIPSEVARNSVEQLLEHGRVSRGFLGVTLQAVSREQADALELERPAGALINQVEPGSPADEAGIEVGDVILEFEGMPIDRHSELPPLVGMERPGTEVELTVWRWGERRTLEVTLGEQDASAIERGRDGDSAAEPSNALGLVVEPLNSELRRRYGDPDGGVLISEVESDNAYRAGIRQGQLILMINNQPVGDMDDFEQIVSAIEPGQTVALLVQQANGASAFLAYRPESGEDE, from the coding sequence ATGTTCAAGACACTCAAAGTTTCAGCGATTGCGATCATGCTCCTGGCGGTCACGCCTGTGGTGGCAGCGCCGGATTTCACTGACCTGGTCGAGGCATCGGTGCCAGCCGTGGTCAACATCGAAACCACGCGATTCGGGACACGCCCGGACGAGACCTCGGACTCGCGCCGGCAGGAAATGCCCGAAGATATGCCGGAGTTCTTCCGTCGTTTTTTTGAAGAGCCGTTCGGCGGCGGCCCTCGCGGGCGGCCTGATCGTCAGGGCGGTGGATCGGGCTTCATTATCGACGCCGAGGGTCTGGTGATCACCAACCATCATGTCATTGACGGCGCCGACGAGATCATCGTGCGCCTGGCGGATCGGCGCGAGTTCGAGGCCGAACTGGTCGGTTCGGACGCTGAAACCGACATCGCCGTGCTGCGCATTCCGGCCGATGACCTGCCGACCCTGGAGTTCGGCGGCACTGAATCGCTGAAGCCGGGCGAATGGGTCATTGCAATCGGTTCGCCGTTCCAGTTCGAGCAGTCGGTCACGGCCGGCATCGTCAGCGCCAAGGGCCGCAGCCAGGGCAGTCAGCAGCAATATGTGCCCTTCATTCAGACCGATGTGGCCATCAACCGCGGCAATTCGGGTGGACCGCTGATCAATACCGACGGCAAGGTCGTTGGTATCAATTCTTGGATTCTCAGTTCGCATGGCGGCAATATCGGCCTGTCGTTCTCGATTCCCAGCGAAGTCGCACGCAACTCGGTCGAGCAGCTGCTCGAGCACGGCCGGGTCTCGCGTGGCTTTCTGGGCGTGACCCTTCAGGCGGTCAGCCGTGAGCAGGCCGACGCGCTGGAACTCGAACGTCCGGCCGGCGCCCTGATCAATCAGGTCGAGCCGGGCTCGCCGGCCGACGAGGCCGGCATCGAGGTCGGCGATGTCATCCTCGAATTCGAAGGCATGCCCATCGATCGTCATTCCGAGCTGCCGCCGCTGGTCGGCATGGAGCGACCCGGCACTGAAGTCGAACTGACTGTCTGGCGCTGGGGTGAGCGGCGTACCCTCGAAGTCACGCTGGGGGAGCAGGACGCCTCGGCGATTGAACGGGGCAGGGACGGTGACTCCGCCGCCGAGCCGTCGAATGCGCTCGGGCTGGTGGTCGAACCGCTCAATTCCGAATTGCGTCGGCGCTACGGCGACCCGGACGGCGGGGTGCTCATCAGCGAGGTAGAAAGCGACAACGCCTACCGGGCCGGCATTCGACAGGGGCAACTGATCCTGATGATCAACAATCAGCCGGTTGGCGACATGGATGACTTCGAGCAGATCGTCTCTGCCATCGAGCCCGGGCAGACCGTGGCGCTGCTGGTGCAGCAGGCCAACGGTGCCTCGGCCTTCCTGGCGTATCGGCCCGAGTCGGGCGAGGACGAGTGA
- a CDS encoding SoxR reducing system RseC family protein: MIWQVARVIDTGADRLTLGFSMPSTCSRCARGQGCGAGLLSALVMRSFTRIDLPSNADARVGERVRVGVMASRLAAAAAVHYGIPLLAFLSGASLAHGLSAGFAGQDLAALAGGLAAFALSVPLIHRFVPISVNPRIERLSCTTDDTTSSNS; encoded by the coding sequence ATGATCTGGCAGGTCGCGCGCGTGATCGATACCGGCGCTGATCGACTGACGCTCGGATTTTCGATGCCGTCGACCTGCAGTCGCTGCGCCCGCGGTCAAGGCTGTGGGGCCGGATTGCTCAGCGCGCTTGTCATGCGCAGTTTCACCCGCATTGACCTTCCCTCCAATGCGGATGCGCGCGTGGGAGAGAGAGTTCGAGTCGGCGTGATGGCGTCCAGGCTGGCCGCAGCAGCGGCTGTCCACTACGGGATTCCGCTGCTGGCTTTCCTGTCGGGTGCTTCACTGGCGCACGGATTGAGCGCCGGTTTCGCGGGCCAGGATCTGGCCGCGTTGGCCGGCGGGCTGGCGGCCTTTGCCCTCAGTGTGCCGCTGATCCATCGATTCGTGCCGATTTCCGTGAACCCCAGAATTGAACGCTTGTCATGCACCACTGACGACACCACTTCTAGCAACAGTTGA
- a CDS encoding MucB/RseB C-terminal domain-containing protein yields the protein MRGLTPRRLVEVTLGMALLAAGLPVLAEESVHHWLDRMSRAVETLDYRGTLVHVREGEVDTLKIIHRSDEEGVRERIISIDGAPREILRRGDNVRCIFPGGEPLMLESQLSGRLLPALPVNRLLGPDSTYLMSLGGQERVADMSAQIIHIQPRDAYRYGARLWLEEKTGMLLRYALIDHDGRQLQQVSFTSLDLGASISDSELEPELSGEQMEAPVASEALRSFSAAARNVSSAPRVPRGYRLINTGRGQGEAGAEFEHLLYSDGLSSFSIYVESAESGAMAGRVDSMGPVHVYTVRTGGRLFTVVGEVPSATVEFVGRQLRRSGRQRTRQ from the coding sequence ATGCGGGGCCTGACTCCACGCCGGCTGGTCGAGGTCACCCTGGGGATGGCCCTGCTGGCTGCCGGACTACCGGTGCTGGCTGAAGAAAGCGTTCACCACTGGCTCGACCGCATGTCGAGGGCCGTTGAAACGCTCGACTACCGCGGCACCCTGGTTCACGTGCGCGAAGGTGAAGTCGATACCCTCAAGATCATTCATCGCTCCGACGAGGAAGGGGTGCGCGAGCGCATCATCTCGATCGATGGTGCGCCGCGCGAGATTCTGCGCCGGGGCGACAATGTCCGCTGCATCTTTCCGGGCGGCGAACCCCTGATGCTCGAAAGCCAGCTCAGCGGTCGGCTGCTGCCGGCGCTGCCGGTCAATCGCCTCTTGGGGCCGGACTCCACCTACCTGATGTCGCTGGGTGGCCAGGAACGCGTGGCCGACATGTCGGCGCAGATCATTCATATTCAGCCACGTGATGCCTATCGCTACGGTGCGCGCCTTTGGCTGGAAGAGAAGACCGGCATGCTGCTTCGCTATGCGCTGATCGATCACGATGGCCGCCAGCTTCAGCAGGTCTCCTTTACCTCCCTGGATCTGGGCGCCTCAATTTCCGACTCGGAACTTGAACCGGAGCTGAGCGGTGAGCAGATGGAGGCACCTGTGGCCAGCGAGGCGTTGCGCTCGTTTAGCGCGGCTGCCCGAAATGTCTCGTCTGCACCGAGGGTGCCGCGCGGCTATCGCCTGATCAACACGGGCAGGGGTCAGGGCGAGGCTGGTGCCGAATTCGAGCACCTGCTCTACAGCGATGGTTTGTCGAGTTTCTCGATCTACGTCGAATCGGCCGAGTCCGGCGCGATGGCAGGTCGGGTCGATAGCATGGGTCCGGTCCACGTCTACACGGTACGCACCGGCGGACGGCTATTCACCGTTGTCGGTGAAGTTCCTTCGGCAACGGTCGAGTTCGTGGGACGGCAACTGCGCCGCTCCGGGCGCCAGCGCACGCGCCAGTGA
- a CDS encoding sigma-E factor negative regulatory protein — MNESSRENLSCLIDDELDRKGRKFMLRRLAEDTDMKAAWNRMHMVRACLHQEELATSDLVSRVAAALDGDPSPQAPLLTRWIRPLAGGAIAASVAVMAIVGINSSMMERGPGGTTDAEQPGFVSQSTALDEPFTRSAVPVSYDEDRRAQRQRIGSYVLRHHQAVGNSGFISYVPIVTHMDERPDEVENETLQSSDR; from the coding sequence ATGAATGAATCGAGCCGGGAAAACCTGTCGTGTCTGATCGACGACGAACTTGACCGCAAGGGCCGCAAGTTCATGCTCCGGCGCCTGGCCGAAGACACGGACATGAAGGCGGCCTGGAACCGGATGCACATGGTGCGTGCCTGCCTGCATCAGGAAGAACTCGCAACATCCGACCTGGTCTCCCGGGTCGCTGCGGCACTGGACGGGGATCCATCTCCGCAGGCGCCACTGCTGACGCGTTGGATTCGACCGCTGGCCGGCGGCGCAATTGCCGCCAGCGTGGCCGTGATGGCCATTGTCGGCATCAATTCCAGCATGATGGAACGCGGCCCCGGCGGCACCACCGACGCGGAACAACCCGGATTCGTCAGCCAGTCCACGGCGCTCGATGAACCCTTCACGCGATCGGCCGTTCCGGTCAGCTACGACGAGGACCGACGCGCCCAGCGGCAGCGAATCGGAAGCTACGTGCTGCGCCATCACCAGGCGGTCGGCAATTCAGGCTTTATTTCCTACGTGCCGATCGTCACCCACATGGATGAGCGGCCGGATGAAGTCGAGAACGAAACTCTCCAATCCTCGGACCGCTGA